tgtcatcaattttttttataaaaaaattaaaattttgaataaaaatgaattatttttttgatttttttaattaaaaaaaaattgatgatatggccgaattataattggccacgtgtcaaaaatggtttttACCAGACCaccgttaaaaaataatagcatGAATGAGTATTTTCTTTAACTGTAATAACATAAATGAGCCACACTTTTAACTGATAACATAAATGAGTTATTTTTGAAAGTTTAATGAtatatttgagtcttttcaCAAAGAAGAATATACTCCTTGAacaattataatttcaaaaatagaacTTTTAAATATCTGTAATACTATAATGATTTtagatttcttaaatttttttagaatgtgtatttaaaaaaaaaactttctaaAAATCAAGTTTGTCTATATACTTATTAGATaactataacaataataattacgTCACGATCTCAATCAGTCTTTTATAGATAAATTCGTCTCAATTCCAATTAAACTAGGTTGACTCGATTATAAATCATTATACCTTAGTccaaatataataacaataataataattacgtTTCAATCCTGATCAAAACTTGATCGGTGTATATACAATTCCAATTAAATTTTGTCGATACACAACTGCGATCAGTCCCAATGGAATTTAGCTCAAAACTTGAGATATCCATAAGTTAGATCCAAACAACACCATTATAATAAATGAAAGACAAAAGAACATATAGCTCAATGTCTAACCCAAAATTAACCAGAACTATTCCAATGAGTCCTCATGTGGTGACCAAAAAGGTGAACCTATGGCAAATAACATGAGTATTTTGTATTGTATCgaatacacatacacacacaatAGCGATCTAACTACAGATTTTGATTCCGATGGGGATAACTATGATCATGATAGTTGCGATGACGTAGGCACGGGTATCAACGTCGAAGCAACTATGCAACAAAATTGGAGTCATAGCAGAGATAACAAAAACTCAGTTTTAAGTTCACAATTTTCATTTGTGGTCTCTAGtagaaaaatatcataaatcaaatcaaaatcaaaatgatTAATCATCAAAGCTTACAGTCACTAACTTGCACCCAAAATTATAGAGTTTGAGAAATTTCAAAACTATTACTACATGAAAGTGGCAGCAAATTCACCAATTTTGGTCAAGAGAAAAAGAAGTTACTATGACAAGCATCTTGGCTTTTGAACAATGTATAACGTATTCAGCAACGATGACCACATGCATCCAGAAGAAGCTCGATCAGCAAGCAAAATGCTGCATATCCAAATACGAAATAACGCCACCACAGATCCTCATTTCACAAGTTTCCGCAAGACTGATTCAGCTCGCTGCTCGAATTTAGGGAGCACCCAATCATGCTGAACGATGTCTAGTCCGTCCTTTTCTGCTCCCAAAGTCTGTAGAAGAAAATTAACAGCCATAAACGCAGAGCAAGATAGAATAGGAGAAGTGCAATTTGTTCACAAAACAGACATCGTCAAATAATTAGTTTTCCTGGTCCTGTTCAgctgtgattgatttcaaatcGCTAGCAGTGCAATATCCATTAGCCAAGGTGCCACTCAGTGAAGTAGGCATATAAGGATAGATTCAAGATTTTGTCAGGACCAATTTCTCCATAATGAGTGAGTTCAAGCCAAAAGGAATCTAGTTTCAGGGTGGCAGAGAAATGCAACGGGGAAAAACTAAGGACGAAAGGCTGATACGAACTAAATATTTCTTGGTCCCATAGGGAACTTTTAAAGAACTACGCACAAAATGTTAACATTTTAAGGTGAGAATACGGAAGTTAGTTTGGTCTTTGATTAACATAATATGTGCAGAATATCAATGGAGAAATTTGATTACAAGCGTGTAGCCTAAGAGAATTTTACCTTGCTGGGGTCCATACCAAATCCACTCATTTGCATCATGCGTTGAGTATCATCAGTTGCTGCATCGAATATCgatataaatagtttaaattgggaaaaataaaACCAAGTGAACGGTTCTCTGGAATTAAAACTTCTCAATATACATTAAAAACAGAAATTATTGGCCACGTCTCGACCCTTGACATCTACttgtgaaaaaagaaattacacaaACTTCTACAGAAACTACTGACCATTTTCTTCTCCAAGAATGAGGCTGAACAAACCCCTTAATCCGAACAGATTGAGGAAATACCTGAGCAGTTCCGTAGAAAGTATAAGATACAGCAAATTGCCTATTACAAAACGTAGCTTTAAAAACACTAGTACTTTAGAAGATCAAAATTAAGTCATGAATGCTAATGTTTACCATGAACGACTGCTGACGTAACTGACATCAACAGTGCTTAGATCAATGCCATTTTGCAACATGGCCCTGAACCTCTGAGTTAATGGAAAAGGTATCTTCGCTGAAACAACACCCGAATTTATGTGAGTTGATATAAGAAGGAAAACACAATATAAAGTTTCACATTCAAGATAAGAATGCACTATTGCAACCGAGATTTTAATATTGACGAAGAAAATAAGGAATTCATATATTGGGAAAAGGAATACCTGCTACAAACCCAGAGAAGAAGAAGTTGACCCATGCAAATGTAAGAGTCTGACAACATGGAGGATACACAAGAAAGTAGTTAGATTCacaaattattatatatcatcAACGTTCAATCGATTATTGTGAAAAATATCTTAGCTGATGAATTAGTAGTATAATACCTGAGGGATTATCATTGACAGATTCTTCTTCATCATATCCATAGCCATGTTCGGGTCAGAGAACATTTGTGCCTGTGGATTCGCAGCTTGGCCCTTGGGCACATGGAGTAATCCATTTTCCTGCATTGTTGTATTTGTAACTAATTTTTCCTACGAAACCTAAGGCCCTCCATCAATGGATTCAACTAAACATGTTCTTACAGCTAGTACCATGTAATTGCTGACAAGTGCACTACTGGACAAGAGTTGTATTTTCaggtttattaattttcttaaataaaaaaccTCATACACCAACCTATTTAGTTATTCAAGTTGAAAACAAATGGTATACAACACTCAGATACTTCGGGGCCAATtcctaattatttcttttacttcTTAAAGTACAATTGTTTATGTTATCCAATGGACACCAACAAAATTATTGTAAAGTACAGTCAGCTTTCAACAAAGTTGAATCTCCAGTTCCCTTATTTGACCAACCCCTTCGATTCCCTTGAAAAGAGAACTATGAGAAGCCTCTGTCAATATGTGTATGCAATGCATAGATGTTGATGTTCTTTTTGATATGTGATGGTAAACTATTGTCTTTTAGTAGCTTACAacaatttaaattgataatataAATACCTATATGTATTTTAGTAACtactttaaatatattatagtaAAGAAGTCcacataaataaatacaaaatgataCTCATACACAAACCATGTccccatatttttttcaaaatttgtgtACGCAGAAGTGTTTCTACCAGTCTCTTTGCATCAATTAAAAAAGACATTCAAATTCAACCAAATAAACTTCAGTGTTGAACATAGATCATGTTCACCTCCACTCCACCAATCAACAATTACTAGCTTCCATATTCTTCACTTAAAGTACCTTATCATCATTCTAGGCAATAATTAGCTAGTTTTCACTAGTAACCCAACTATTTAACCTCCTTGTTGTACAACTCTTCTGCATCTTAACTACTAGGCCAACAA
The window above is part of the Solanum pennellii chromosome 5, SPENNV200 genome. Proteins encoded here:
- the LOC107020850 gene encoding ER membrane protein complex subunit 3; this translates as MAEDLVLDTAIRDWVLIPLSVVMVLIGVLRYFVSKLMKGSSQIPDPKIVKEGQVIIRARNLRAGANYIPAKSFRARKAYYSNEENGLLHVPKGQAANPQAQMFSDPNMAMDMMKKNLSMIIPQTLTFAWVNFFFSGFVAAKIPFPLTQRFRAMLQNGIDLSTVDVSYVSSRSWYFLNLFGLRGLFSLILGEENATDDTQRMMQMSGFGMDPSKTLGAEKDGLDIVQHDWVLPKFEQRAESVLRKLVK